In Micromonospora sp. LH3U1, one genomic interval encodes:
- a CDS encoding family 20 glycosylhydrolase has translation MRLRRISIAGAVGVLAAALLTVPATPASAVPGDLQVIPALKQWTAGTGSYTFGTATRIVVDPAYTAQLNDDAATFAADLRDLTGRTVPVTTGTAATGDIRLTLGGSQPAEGYTMTVGSSIAIQGSTDAGAFYGTRTVLQLLKQSSTVPAGTTTDAPTKSERGMMVDVGRKYFTVDWLRRHVKELAYLKMNRLHLHLSDTFGFRLESTTHPEVVSEQYYTKQQIRDLIALAAQYHIEVIPEIDMPGHMNTILAAHPDLQLADTSGNRNPYYLDLSKPGAYTLTRDLITEFLPLFPGRYWHIGADEYVGNYAAYPQLLTYARATYGANAIAKDAYYGFINWANDIVRAGGKTTRMWNDGIGTDGTIRPASNIHVEVWYNYGITPQALLDRGHTISNQAWDPTYYVPAISKPNVTWAYETWTPDRFQGNTTVGDTSRNLGTVLHIWCDYPDAETEDQIAAGIRTILRVVAQQTWGSPKPVAAYTAFSTIIDRIGRAPGGPAVATGNLATNRPVTASSTETANFPASAAVDGDISTRWSSAYTDPSWIQVDLGSSQELSRVALRWEAAYARAYQIQTSTNGTTWTTAVTVTAGDGGTDEHILNTTARYVRMQGTQRATTFGYSLWEFEVYGPKKGAITGTASGRCVDVPGSNTTDGTAVNLWDCNSGGNQTWTHRNDGTLTALGKCLEPANGSLTDGTAIVIRACSTATYQRWTYDTATSSYRTGGKCLDANGGATANGTRLILWPCTNGANQRWSTPTA, from the coding sequence ATGCGTCTTCGACGTATCAGCATCGCCGGAGCGGTGGGGGTGCTCGCCGCCGCACTGTTGACCGTGCCGGCCACGCCGGCCTCGGCCGTACCGGGTGACCTGCAGGTGATCCCGGCGCTGAAGCAGTGGACGGCGGGCACCGGCAGTTACACCTTCGGCACCGCGACCCGCATCGTGGTCGATCCGGCGTACACCGCCCAACTCAACGACGACGCCGCCACCTTCGCCGCGGACCTGCGGGACCTGACCGGCCGCACCGTCCCGGTCACCACCGGAACCGCCGCCACCGGTGACATCCGGCTGACCCTGGGCGGCAGCCAACCCGCCGAGGGCTACACCATGACGGTCGGGTCGAGCATCGCCATCCAGGGCTCGACCGACGCCGGCGCCTTCTACGGCACCCGGACGGTGCTGCAACTGCTCAAGCAGTCCAGCACGGTGCCCGCCGGCACGACCACCGACGCCCCGACCAAGTCCGAACGCGGCATGATGGTCGACGTTGGTCGCAAGTACTTCACCGTCGACTGGCTCCGTCGGCACGTCAAGGAGCTCGCCTACCTGAAGATGAACCGGTTGCACCTGCACCTGTCCGACACGTTCGGATTCCGGCTGGAGAGCACCACCCACCCGGAGGTGGTGTCGGAGCAGTACTACACCAAACAGCAGATCCGCGACCTCATCGCCCTGGCGGCCCAGTACCACATCGAAGTCATTCCCGAGATCGACATGCCCGGCCACATGAACACCATCCTGGCCGCCCACCCGGACCTGCAACTCGCGGACACCAGCGGCAATCGCAACCCCTACTACCTCGACCTGTCGAAGCCGGGCGCCTACACCCTCACCCGCGACCTCATCACCGAGTTCCTGCCATTGTTCCCCGGCCGGTACTGGCACATCGGCGCGGACGAGTACGTCGGCAACTACGCCGCCTACCCGCAACTGCTGACGTACGCCCGCGCGACCTACGGGGCGAACGCCATCGCGAAGGACGCCTACTACGGCTTCATCAACTGGGCCAACGACATCGTCCGCGCCGGCGGCAAGACCACCCGCATGTGGAACGACGGCATCGGCACCGACGGCACCATCCGGCCGGCATCCAACATCCACGTCGAGGTCTGGTACAACTACGGCATCACCCCGCAGGCTCTGCTGGACCGCGGGCACACCATCTCCAACCAGGCGTGGGACCCCACCTACTACGTCCCCGCCATCAGCAAGCCGAACGTGACGTGGGCCTACGAGACCTGGACCCCGGACCGGTTCCAGGGCAACACCACCGTTGGCGACACGTCCCGCAACCTGGGCACGGTGCTGCACATCTGGTGTGACTACCCGGACGCGGAGACCGAGGACCAGATCGCGGCGGGCATCCGGACCATCCTGCGCGTGGTCGCCCAGCAGACCTGGGGTTCGCCGAAGCCGGTCGCCGCGTACACCGCCTTCAGCACGATCATCGACCGGATCGGCCGGGCTCCCGGCGGCCCGGCGGTGGCGACCGGCAACCTGGCGACCAACCGGCCGGTGACCGCGTCGTCGACCGAGACGGCCAACTTCCCGGCCTCGGCGGCCGTGGACGGCGACATCAGCACCCGCTGGTCCTCGGCCTACACCGACCCGAGCTGGATCCAGGTCGACCTCGGCAGCAGCCAGGAGTTGTCCCGCGTGGCACTGCGTTGGGAGGCCGCCTACGCCCGCGCGTACCAGATCCAGACCTCCACCAACGGCACCACCTGGACCACCGCCGTGACCGTCACCGCCGGTGACGGCGGCACCGACGAGCACATCCTCAACACCACCGCCCGGTACGTGCGCATGCAGGGCACCCAACGAGCCACCACCTTCGGCTACTCGCTCTGGGAGTTCGAGGTCTACGGGCCGAAGAAGGGCGCCATCACCGGCACCGCCAGTGGCCGCTGCGTCGACGTCCCCGGCAGCAACACCACCGACGGCACGGCGGTCAACCTCTGGGACTGCAACAGCGGCGGCAACCAGACGTGGACCCACCGCAACGACGGCACCCTCACCGCCCTGGGCAAGTGCCTGGAGCCGGCGAACGGAAGCCTCACCGACGGCACCGCGATCGTGATCCGTGCCTGTTCCACCGCCACGTACCAGCGCTGGACCTACGACACGGCCACCAGCAGCTACCGCACCGGTGGCAAATGCCTCGACGCCAACGGCGGCGCGACCGCCAACGGCACTCGCCTCATCCTCTGGCCCTGCACCAACGGCGCCAACCAGCGCTGGAGCACCCCCACCGCCTGA
- a CDS encoding alpha-L-fucosidase — protein MTPTLRRRRAHASGAALATLALLATCLIQLTQPAAPAAAAPGDGTITGVASGRCVDVPGAATTDGTALILWDCTGATNQIWTRQADNTIRNRGKCLAPAGTTNGTPATITTCGTATNQRWTYDTTTKTLRNQATGTCLDANGGGTTNNTTLILWPCTTAANQQWRVAAVDYQPLLDVGFSGTFTSTTGYTPSTGELVDGQLTRLAGSEAIGGSAVTLTGGGTGIGFSPRVPVTSAKYVNKSLLAEALVRRQSGATITFDTVLSLAGGGYYRYASGSQNTTEFGMYGPDAPYHDTRQSGPNLSDTQDTHVALAYEYVSDSAARLVAYVNGCQVGTTVTTPVAAANASQGLLTFGNDAGTRNRGWHGTLDAIALASMTGAASPADFQLDAPVCGGTPPPAGCAGNPGTSGPVTPANVIAVDPCDTLDRIRQKAAQVVPTTGQVAWQQRELTAFLHYGMNTFTGAEWGSGNEDPAQFNPTTVNPTQWIDVLKRNGFKQVILTVKHHDGFLLYPSRYSAHSVRTSPWWGRTSQSDILRATVDAARAAGLAVGFYLSPADGAEIPGRRGGDRFGNGSAKRSVTIPTLVAGDTRNPTQTYAYNADDYNAYFLNQLYELLTEYGPMAEVWFDGANPYTAYPQPYQVGDWYRLIRTLQPNATIAINGPDVRWIGSESGAFRADEWSTLPFKGADPGALNRDDDLLGGAASSDLGSSALIGRNLGTITYLSWYPAEADVSIRPGWFWRADQNGSVKQPDALLRLYENAVGRNANLLLNVPPNQAGVIDAADVTALDGFGTAQRGRYARELFAKSGATGTHAALTDTALGTYWSPTGDTTTGTVDLTACRARTFDRVLLQESVGNGQRIEAFAVDAWVNGAWQQVAAAGTVGYKRIVPLSAAVTSDRLRLRITAARGVPQVATLTAYATDSSANPASC, from the coding sequence ATGACCCCCACCCTGCGCCGCCGCCGCGCGCACGCAAGCGGCGCCGCCCTGGCCACCCTGGCCCTGCTCGCCACCTGCCTGATCCAGCTCACCCAACCGGCGGCACCGGCCGCCGCGGCCCCGGGGGACGGCACGATCACGGGGGTGGCCAGCGGTCGCTGTGTCGACGTACCCGGAGCCGCCACCACCGACGGCACCGCCCTGATCCTCTGGGACTGCACCGGCGCCACCAACCAGATCTGGACCCGCCAAGCCGACAACACCATCCGCAACCGCGGAAAATGCCTCGCCCCCGCCGGCACCACCAACGGCACCCCCGCCACCATCACCACCTGCGGCACCGCCACCAACCAACGCTGGACCTACGACACCACCACCAAAACCCTGCGCAACCAGGCCACCGGCACCTGCCTCGACGCCAACGGCGGCGGCACCACCAACAACACCACCCTCATCCTCTGGCCCTGCACCACCGCCGCCAACCAGCAGTGGCGCGTCGCCGCCGTCGACTACCAACCACTGCTCGACGTTGGCTTCAGCGGCACGTTCACCTCCACCACCGGCTACACCCCCTCGACCGGGGAACTGGTCGACGGGCAGCTCACCCGACTGGCCGGCAGCGAGGCGATCGGCGGCTCGGCCGTCACGCTCACCGGCGGCGGAACCGGCATCGGGTTCTCCCCACGGGTCCCGGTGACGAGCGCTAAATACGTCAACAAGAGCCTGCTGGCCGAGGCGCTGGTGCGCCGCCAGAGCGGTGCCACCATCACCTTCGACACGGTGCTCAGCCTCGCGGGCGGCGGCTACTACCGCTACGCCAGCGGCTCGCAGAACACGACCGAGTTCGGCATGTACGGGCCGGACGCGCCGTACCACGACACCAGGCAGAGCGGGCCCAACCTGTCCGACACGCAGGACACACACGTGGCACTGGCCTACGAGTACGTCAGCGACTCCGCAGCCCGTCTCGTCGCGTACGTCAACGGCTGCCAGGTCGGCACCACCGTCACCACGCCGGTCGCCGCGGCCAACGCCTCGCAGGGTCTGCTGACCTTCGGCAACGATGCCGGCACGAGGAACCGCGGCTGGCACGGCACGCTGGACGCGATCGCACTCGCCTCGATGACCGGCGCCGCCAGCCCGGCCGACTTCCAACTCGACGCTCCGGTCTGCGGTGGCACACCGCCGCCGGCTGGCTGCGCGGGCAACCCCGGCACCAGCGGCCCGGTCACCCCGGCCAACGTCATCGCCGTCGACCCCTGCGACACCCTCGACCGGATCCGGCAGAAGGCCGCCCAGGTCGTTCCCACCACGGGCCAGGTGGCCTGGCAGCAGCGTGAGCTGACCGCGTTCCTGCACTACGGCATGAACACCTTCACCGGCGCCGAGTGGGGCAGCGGCAACGAGGACCCGGCTCAGTTCAACCCCACCACGGTCAACCCGACACAGTGGATCGACGTGCTCAAGCGCAACGGCTTCAAGCAGGTCATCCTGACCGTGAAGCACCACGACGGGTTCCTGCTCTACCCGTCGCGGTACAGCGCTCACTCGGTGCGCACCAGCCCCTGGTGGGGCCGCACGAGCCAGAGCGACATCCTGCGCGCCACCGTCGACGCCGCCCGCGCCGCCGGTCTCGCCGTGGGCTTCTACCTCTCCCCCGCCGACGGCGCGGAGATCCCGGGCCGGCGCGGCGGCGACCGCTTCGGCAACGGCAGCGCCAAACGGTCGGTGACCATCCCGACGCTCGTCGCCGGGGACACCCGCAACCCGACGCAGACGTACGCGTACAACGCCGACGACTACAACGCCTACTTCCTCAACCAGCTCTACGAGTTGCTCACCGAGTACGGGCCGATGGCCGAGGTGTGGTTCGACGGCGCCAATCCGTACACCGCGTACCCCCAGCCGTACCAGGTCGGTGACTGGTACCGCCTGATCCGGACCCTGCAACCCAACGCCACGATCGCGATCAACGGCCCGGACGTGCGGTGGATCGGCTCGGAGTCCGGGGCGTTCCGCGCCGACGAGTGGAGCACGCTGCCGTTCAAGGGCGCCGATCCGGGTGCGCTGAACCGCGACGACGACCTGCTGGGTGGCGCCGCGTCGAGCGACCTGGGTTCCAGCGCGCTGATCGGACGCAACCTGGGCACGATCACGTACCTGTCGTGGTATCCGGCTGAGGCGGACGTGTCGATCCGGCCCGGCTGGTTCTGGCGCGCAGACCAGAACGGCTCGGTCAAGCAGCCGGACGCCCTCCTGCGGCTCTACGAGAACGCGGTGGGCCGCAACGCCAACCTGCTGCTCAACGTCCCGCCGAATCAGGCCGGTGTGATCGACGCAGCCGACGTGACCGCCCTCGACGGGTTCGGCACCGCCCAGCGCGGCCGATACGCCCGGGAGCTGTTCGCCAAGTCCGGTGCCACCGGCACCCACGCCGCCCTCACCGACACGGCCCTGGGCACGTACTGGTCGCCTACCGGCGACACCACCACCGGCACGGTCGACCTGACCGCCTGCCGGGCACGCACGTTCGACCGGGTCCTGCTTCAGGAGTCGGTCGGCAACGGCCAACGCATCGAAGCGTTCGCCGTGGACGCCTGGGTCAACGGCGCCTGGCAGCAGGTGGCTGCCGCCGGAACGGTCGGATACAAGCGGATCGTGCCGCTGTCCGCCGCCGTGACCAGCGACCGGCTGCGGCTGCGCATCACTGCCGCGCGCGGTGTCCCGCAGGTCGCGACGCTCACCGCGTACGCGACCGACAGCAGCGCCAACCCGGCGTCCTGCTGA
- a CDS encoding glycosyl hydrolase family 95 catalytic domain-containing protein → MPVIGGIRTILRAAAAALLVGASLTSVSISSTPAEAAADPGLALWYDEPAANWESNALPLGNGALGAMVFGGIQTERLQLNEKSLWTGGPGTTGYNHGNWTSPRPGALAGVQAQIDRDGRMAPGAVATALGQPATGFGSYQNLADMYLDMSGTPATVSGYRRELDLAEATARVGYSHDGVTYQREYFASYPGNVIVARLSASQAGKVSFVLRPVSAQPGSTVTVANGRITVRGALPGNGLIHETQYRVVTTGGTRTDGADRVTVAGADSAFIVLSAATSYADTYPAYRGVDPHAQVTQAVDGAATSTFAALRTAHLADYKKLFDRVRLNVGGQMPNIPTDDLRSAYTGAAGRAQDRALESLYFSFGRYLLISSSRGGSLPANLQGIWNNSNSPPWQADYHTNVNVQMNYWPAETTNLSETATPLFDFIDALRAPGQVTAQNIYGTTGWVTHLSTNPYGFTGVQDWATAFWFPEAAAWLCQHLYEHYRFTRDTTFLRDQAYPAMKEAAEFWRANLHVDPRDGKLVVSPSYSPEQGDFSAGASMSEQIVWDLLTNTIEASATLGVDATLRAQWQTTVNKLDPGLRVGSWGQLQEWKADWDSPTNDHRHVSHLYALHPGRQISPLTTPALANAARVSLTARGDGGTGWSKAWKINFWARLLDGDHAHKMLSEQLKGSTLANLFDTHPPFQIDGNFGATAGMAEMLLQSQQGVVDVLPAVPVAWPTGSVSGLKARGNVTVDAEWRNRLTSRITLTAGNSGNLTVRNPMLATAPLVDLTTNQTVAVTRSGNQVTFAAVAGHRYQAVSTTDGTIAGVASGRCVDVPGAATTDGTALILWDCTGATNQIWTRQADNTIRNRGKCLAPAGTTNGTPATITTCGTATNQRWTYDTTTKTLRNQATGTCLDANGGGTTNNTTLILWPCTTAANQQWLM, encoded by the coding sequence ATGCCTGTCATCGGCGGTATCCGAACGATCCTGCGCGCCGCAGCCGCGGCCCTTCTCGTGGGAGCGTCCCTGACATCCGTATCCATCAGCTCCACTCCGGCCGAAGCCGCCGCCGACCCCGGGCTGGCGCTCTGGTACGACGAACCCGCCGCCAACTGGGAGAGCAACGCGCTGCCGCTGGGCAACGGCGCGCTCGGCGCCATGGTCTTCGGCGGCATCCAGACCGAGCGCCTGCAGCTCAACGAGAAGTCACTGTGGACGGGCGGACCCGGCACCACCGGATACAACCACGGCAACTGGACGTCACCCCGGCCCGGAGCCCTGGCAGGCGTGCAGGCCCAGATCGACCGGGACGGACGGATGGCGCCCGGCGCGGTCGCCACCGCGCTCGGCCAGCCGGCGACGGGATTCGGCTCGTACCAGAACCTCGCCGACATGTACCTCGACATGTCCGGCACGCCCGCCACTGTGAGCGGCTACCGGCGCGAGCTGGACCTCGCCGAGGCCACCGCCCGCGTCGGGTACTCCCACGACGGGGTGACCTACCAGCGCGAGTACTTCGCCAGTTACCCAGGCAACGTGATCGTCGCCCGACTGTCGGCCAGCCAGGCCGGGAAGGTCTCCTTCGTCCTGCGTCCCGTCTCGGCACAGCCTGGCAGCACCGTCACGGTGGCGAACGGCCGGATCACCGTGCGGGGCGCGCTGCCCGGCAACGGGCTGATCCACGAGACCCAGTACCGGGTGGTGACCACCGGCGGCACACGGACCGACGGCGCCGACCGGGTCACCGTCGCCGGCGCCGACTCGGCGTTCATCGTGCTGTCCGCCGCCACGTCGTACGCCGACACCTACCCCGCCTATCGCGGCGTGGATCCCCACGCGCAGGTCACCCAGGCGGTCGACGGTGCGGCGACCTCCACGTTCGCGGCGCTGCGCACAGCCCACCTGGCCGACTACAAGAAGCTCTTCGACCGCGTCCGGCTCAACGTGGGCGGGCAGATGCCGAACATCCCCACCGACGACCTGCGGTCGGCCTACACCGGTGCCGCCGGACGGGCCCAGGACCGCGCGCTGGAGTCGCTGTACTTCTCCTTCGGCCGGTACCTGCTCATCTCGTCCTCGCGCGGCGGCTCCCTGCCGGCCAACCTCCAGGGCATCTGGAACAACTCCAACAGCCCGCCCTGGCAGGCTGATTACCACACCAACGTCAACGTCCAGATGAACTACTGGCCGGCGGAGACCACGAACCTGTCCGAGACCGCCACGCCGCTGTTCGACTTCATCGACGCGCTGCGGGCGCCCGGCCAGGTCACCGCGCAGAACATCTACGGTACGACCGGCTGGGTCACCCACCTCAGCACCAACCCGTACGGCTTCACCGGCGTCCAGGACTGGGCCACCGCCTTCTGGTTCCCGGAGGCCGCCGCCTGGTTGTGCCAGCACCTCTACGAGCACTACCGCTTCACCCGCGACACGACGTTCCTGCGCGACCAGGCGTACCCGGCGATGAAGGAGGCCGCCGAGTTCTGGCGGGCCAACCTGCACGTCGATCCGCGTGACGGCAAGCTGGTCGTGTCGCCCAGCTACTCACCGGAGCAGGGTGACTTCTCGGCCGGCGCGTCGATGAGCGAGCAGATCGTGTGGGACCTGCTCACCAACACCATCGAGGCGAGCGCCACGCTCGGCGTCGACGCCACCCTGCGCGCGCAGTGGCAGACGACCGTGAACAAGCTCGACCCCGGCCTGCGGGTCGGCTCCTGGGGCCAGTTGCAGGAGTGGAAGGCGGACTGGGACAGCCCGACGAACGACCACCGACACGTCTCGCACCTGTACGCGCTGCACCCGGGTCGGCAGATATCGCCGCTGACCACCCCTGCCCTCGCCAACGCCGCCAGGGTCTCCCTCACGGCGCGAGGCGACGGCGGCACCGGCTGGAGCAAGGCCTGGAAGATCAATTTCTGGGCTCGGCTGCTCGACGGCGACCACGCCCACAAGATGCTCAGCGAACAGCTCAAGGGCAGCACGCTCGCCAACCTCTTCGACACCCACCCGCCATTCCAGATCGACGGCAACTTCGGTGCCACCGCCGGAATGGCAGAGATGCTGCTGCAGAGCCAGCAGGGCGTGGTCGACGTCCTGCCGGCCGTCCCGGTGGCGTGGCCGACCGGGTCGGTCAGCGGCCTCAAGGCGCGTGGCAACGTCACCGTGGACGCGGAGTGGCGTAACCGGCTGACCAGCCGGATCACGCTGACCGCCGGCAACAGCGGCAACCTGACGGTGCGTAACCCGATGCTGGCCACCGCACCGCTGGTCGACCTGACCACCAACCAGACCGTGGCGGTGACCCGGTCGGGCAACCAGGTCACCTTCGCCGCCGTGGCCGGCCACCGCTACCAGGCGGTGTCCACCACGGACGGCACGATCGCCGGGGTGGCCAGCGGACGCTGCGTCGACGTACCCGGAGCCGCCACCACCGACGGCACCGCCCTGATCCTCTGGGACTGCACCGGCGCCACCAACCAGATCTGGACCCGCCAAGCCGACAACACCATCCGCAACCGCGGAAAATGCCTCGCCCCCGCCGGCACCACCAACGGCACCCCCGCCACCATCACCACCTGCGGCACCGCCACCAACCAACGCTGGACCTACGACACCACCACCAAAACCCTGCGTAACCAGGCCACCGGCACCTGCCTCGACGCCAACGGCGGCGGCACCACCAACAACACCACCCTCATCCTCTGGCCCTGCACCACCGCCGCCAACCAGCAGTGGCTGATGTGA
- a CDS encoding amidohydrolase family protein, whose amino-acid sequence MLTVDAHHHLWEDPPAYAWLEDDRMRSVRRPFTVAQWQAQLRAAQVDCSVLVEGGRCDETESDDLLRWAAEAPQIAGVVLWADLTGPGLEARLTRHLRRPGGGRVVGVRAQIQAEPDPDYLDRPDVHRGLRVVATAGLAFDLVVRVDQLPAAARTAAALPHVRFVLDHLGKPEIWAGAEGFNRWCGPFAALAGLPNVTAKVSGLVTEADWASWRAADLRPFVREAIVRFGPDRLMFGSDWPVCLLAGSYGRVRAALHQVLPPLSDAASQAIFGGTAARVYQLGV is encoded by the coding sequence GTGCTGACCGTCGACGCGCACCATCACCTCTGGGAAGATCCGCCCGCTTACGCCTGGCTCGAGGACGATCGGATGCGGTCGGTCCGCCGTCCGTTCACAGTGGCCCAGTGGCAGGCGCAACTGCGCGCGGCCCAGGTCGACTGCTCCGTTCTCGTGGAGGGCGGGCGATGCGACGAGACGGAGTCGGATGACCTTCTCCGGTGGGCGGCCGAGGCGCCGCAGATCGCCGGTGTGGTGCTGTGGGCGGACCTGACCGGCCCCGGGTTGGAGGCCCGCCTCACCAGGCACCTCCGGCGCCCCGGCGGCGGACGGGTGGTCGGCGTCCGCGCTCAGATCCAGGCCGAGCCGGACCCGGATTACCTGGACCGCCCGGACGTGCACCGTGGCCTGCGTGTCGTTGCGACGGCCGGGCTGGCCTTCGACCTGGTTGTTCGGGTGGACCAGTTGCCTGCCGCAGCCCGGACCGCGGCGGCGCTGCCGCACGTCCGCTTCGTTCTCGATCATCTCGGTAAGCCGGAGATCTGGGCTGGTGCGGAGGGATTCAACCGGTGGTGCGGACCGTTCGCGGCGCTGGCCGGGCTGCCCAACGTCACGGCCAAGGTGTCGGGTCTGGTGACGGAGGCGGACTGGGCCTCGTGGCGCGCCGCCGACCTGCGACCGTTCGTCCGCGAGGCGATCGTACGATTCGGACCGGACCGCTTGATGTTCGGCTCGGACTGGCCGGTGTGCCTGCTCGCGGGTAGCTACGGCCGGGTCCGGGCCGCGCTGCACCAGGTTTTGCCGCCGCTGTCCGACGCAGCCTCCCAGGCGATCTTCGGAGGCACCGCCGCGCGCGTCTACCAGCTGGGGGTGTAA
- a CDS encoding FadR/GntR family transcriptional regulator has product MALTDEAIGKIKTMITSGELGPGDRLPKEADLARRLGLSRNSLREAVKALSIIRILDVRQGDGTYVTSLAPQLLLDMLSFVVDFHLDDTVLDFLEVRRILEPAATALAAQRMGAEEIAALQVVLDSLGDTSDVEALVANDLEFHRLIAVGSGNTVLCSLLDGLSGPTTRARIWRGVTQQGAVTRTREQHQAIVDAITVGQADLARSWATVHVAGVEEWLRRAL; this is encoded by the coding sequence ATGGCGCTCACCGACGAGGCGATCGGCAAGATCAAGACGATGATCACGTCGGGTGAGCTCGGCCCTGGCGATCGACTGCCCAAGGAAGCGGACCTGGCCCGGCGGCTCGGTCTGTCCCGCAACTCGCTGCGCGAGGCGGTGAAGGCGCTGTCCATCATCCGCATCCTGGATGTCCGCCAGGGTGACGGCACCTACGTCACCAGCCTTGCCCCACAGTTGCTGCTCGACATGCTCAGCTTCGTCGTGGACTTCCACCTCGACGACACCGTGCTGGACTTCCTTGAGGTCCGGCGCATCCTCGAGCCCGCCGCCACGGCGTTGGCCGCTCAGCGCATGGGTGCCGAGGAGATCGCCGCTCTCCAGGTGGTGCTCGACAGCCTCGGTGACACCAGCGACGTCGAGGCACTGGTCGCCAACGACCTGGAGTTCCACCGGCTGATCGCTGTCGGCTCCGGAAACACGGTGCTGTGCTCGCTGCTCGACGGGCTCTCGGGGCCCACCACCCGGGCCCGCATCTGGCGCGGCGTCACCCAACAGGGCGCCGTCACCCGGACCCGCGAGCAGCACCAGGCGATTGTCGACGCGATCACGGTCGGGCAGGCCGATCTTGCGCGTTCCTGGGCGACTGTGCACGTCGCCGGCGTCGAGGAGTGGCTCCGCCGGGCGCTGTGA
- a CDS encoding FadR/GntR family transcriptional regulator, producing MTTIDASPLRGSERPGPRRQEVATKIKEYILRNRLKPGDLLPTEAELCEAVGASRSSVREAVKILSALDIVEVRHGHGTFVGRMSLAALVESLTFRGLLSGEEDHHVLGQVVDVRQTLEQGLSTQVIAVLDGEQRTALSALVDEMENLAAQGKDFLDVDRAFHVKLLEPLGNDLILQLTEAFWQVQAIVAPTLRTEPEDRVITAQRHRAIVDAAAAGDAAGLRAAIADHYAPIRASIARVVQS from the coding sequence ATGACGACCATTGACGCATCCCCGTTACGCGGTTCGGAGCGCCCAGGTCCCCGTCGGCAGGAGGTCGCGACCAAGATCAAGGAGTACATCCTGCGCAACCGCCTCAAGCCCGGCGACCTCCTTCCCACCGAGGCGGAGCTGTGCGAGGCGGTCGGTGCCAGTCGCTCCAGCGTGCGCGAGGCCGTCAAGATCCTCTCCGCTCTCGACATCGTCGAGGTGCGGCACGGTCACGGGACCTTCGTCGGCCGCATGTCCCTAGCCGCCCTCGTGGAGAGCCTGACCTTTCGCGGCCTCCTGAGCGGCGAGGAGGACCACCACGTGCTGGGGCAGGTCGTCGATGTCCGCCAGACCCTCGAGCAGGGGCTGTCGACCCAGGTCATCGCCGTCCTCGACGGCGAGCAGCGCACGGCCCTCTCCGCACTCGTCGACGAGATGGAGAACCTGGCCGCCCAGGGGAAGGACTTCCTCGATGTCGACAGGGCCTTCCACGTGAAATTGCTGGAACCCCTCGGCAACGACCTGATCCTCCAACTGACCGAGGCGTTCTGGCAGGTACAGGCCATCGTGGCCCCCACGCTGCGCACCGAGCCGGAGGACCGGGTGATCACCGCGCAGCGGCACCGGGCAATCGTGGACGCCGCCGCGGCCGGTGACGCGGCGGGCCTGCGCGCCGCCATCGCCGACCACTACGCGCCCATCCGGGCGAGCATCGCGCGCGTCGTACAGTCCTGA